In the genome of Kitasatospora cathayae, one region contains:
- a CDS encoding amino acid adenylation domain-containing protein, with amino-acid sequence MTVDEERAATLHGLVARQARRAPQAVAVRCGEAELTYGELDARADRLAAVLARRGLAPGGRAAVALGRGTEVYVALLAVLKAGAAFVPVEPTAPDALLRHVLADAAPDLVLTEQRYRARLTDAAASEPVCVDEPAAPDGEFEHPEVEPGDLACVFYTSGSTGLPTGAMVEHRNLLAAYAGWREVYGLTAEDRILQTASLEFDVFTADWVRALCTGATLVVAPFNLTLDRTADLAALPALVAEERITVMELNVRTARRLTALLEAGGTGLPGVRLLTVGAEKWYLDEQLALQRLLGGSTRVLNVYGLAEATVDSTYFEVRGAAAAEGAERVSLVGRPFPGTRVYVLGPNATPVAPGRVGEIAVAGGGLTRGYLNRPADTARRFVRADFDPDGRVLLTGDLGLLRADGVLEFVGRAATVVGPLGAERATTVTTRVKAAARAEGVLRAHPAVREAAVVEVERTPGQRVLVGYAVPARGTPEGTDGWSLTQYLLAELNGYSAPAAVIPVAELPRTRAGKLDRAALPLPAPPRHTGPRSAKGGGSRKGGGKAGGGRPGMLSEGEAMGCFAASIVLGGAFFAWMFTDAFFASSTDVSAVPNAYQFGFELLYLCENLAFGAGVAFLVLGLPAVLRQGRSLRLSLLTWISVFWLLASWWPQDNLYRLTESTDWSRETIMVFVFNIPLMLAAVVVVVFLLSKPKAKK; translated from the coding sequence ATGACGGTGGACGAGGAGCGGGCGGCGACCCTGCACGGGCTGGTCGCGCGGCAGGCCCGCCGGGCCCCGCAGGCGGTGGCGGTGCGCTGCGGCGAGGCGGAACTGACGTACGGGGAGCTGGACGCGCGGGCGGACCGGCTGGCCGCCGTGCTGGCGCGGCGCGGGCTGGCCCCGGGCGGCCGGGCGGCGGTCGCGCTGGGCCGGGGCACCGAGGTGTACGTCGCGTTGCTGGCGGTGCTCAAGGCGGGCGCCGCGTTCGTGCCGGTGGAGCCGACCGCGCCCGACGCGCTGCTGCGGCACGTGCTGGCGGACGCCGCGCCGGACCTGGTGCTGACCGAGCAGCGGTACCGGGCGCGACTGACCGACGCGGCCGCGTCCGAGCCCGTCTGCGTCGACGAACCGGCCGCGCCGGACGGGGAGTTCGAGCACCCCGAGGTCGAACCCGGCGACCTCGCCTGCGTGTTCTACACCTCCGGTTCCACCGGCCTGCCCACCGGCGCGATGGTCGAGCACCGCAACCTGCTGGCCGCGTACGCCGGTTGGCGCGAGGTGTACGGGCTGACGGCCGAGGACCGGATCCTGCAGACCGCGAGCCTGGAGTTCGACGTCTTCACCGCCGACTGGGTCCGCGCGCTGTGCACCGGCGCGACCCTGGTGGTCGCCCCGTTCAACCTCACCCTGGACCGCACCGCCGACCTCGCCGCCCTGCCCGCCCTGGTGGCGGAGGAGCGGATCACCGTCATGGAGCTGAACGTCCGCACCGCGCGCCGTCTCACCGCCCTGCTGGAGGCGGGCGGCACCGGGCTGCCGGGGGTGCGGCTGCTCACCGTCGGCGCCGAGAAGTGGTACCTGGACGAGCAGTTGGCGCTGCAGCGGCTGCTCGGCGGGTCCACCCGGGTGCTGAACGTCTACGGCCTGGCCGAGGCCACCGTCGACAGCACCTACTTCGAGGTGCGCGGCGCGGCCGCCGCCGAGGGGGCGGAGCGGGTCTCGCTGGTCGGCCGGCCCTTCCCCGGCACCCGGGTGTACGTGCTGGGCCCGAACGCCACCCCGGTGGCGCCTGGGCGGGTCGGCGAGATCGCCGTCGCGGGCGGCGGCCTGACCCGCGGCTACCTCAACCGGCCGGCGGACACTGCCCGCCGCTTCGTCCGGGCGGACTTCGACCCGGACGGGCGGGTGCTGCTCACCGGCGACCTCGGGCTGCTGCGGGCGGACGGCGTCCTGGAGTTCGTCGGCCGCGCCGCGACCGTGGTCGGTCCGCTCGGCGCGGAGCGGGCCACCACGGTGACCACCCGGGTAAAGGCCGCGGCCCGGGCCGAGGGCGTGCTGCGCGCCCACCCGGCGGTGCGGGAGGCGGCCGTGGTCGAGGTGGAGCGGACGCCGGGGCAGCGGGTGCTGGTCGGCTACGCGGTGCCCGCCCGGGGGACGCCGGAGGGGACGGACGGCTGGTCGCTCACCCAGTACCTGCTGGCGGAGCTCAACGGCTACTCCGCGCCCGCCGCCGTCATCCCCGTCGCCGAGCTGCCGCGCACCCGGGCCGGCAAGCTGGACCGCGCCGCCCTGCCGCTGCCGGCCCCGCCGAGGCACACCGGGCCGCGCTCGGCCAAGGGGGGCGGCAGCAGGAAGGGCGGCGGCAAGGCCGGAGGCGGCAGGCCCGGGATGCTCTCCGAGGGGGAGGCGATGGGCTGCTTCGCGGCCTCCATCGTGCTGGGCGGCGCCTTCTTCGCCTGGATGTTCACCGATGCCTTCTTCGCCAGCTCGACCGACGTCTCGGCGGTGCCCAACGCCTACCAGTTCGGGTTCGAGCTGCTCTACCTGTGCGAGAACCTGGCCTTCGGCGCCGGCGTGGCCTTCCTGGTCCTCGGCCTCCCCGCGGTGCTGCGGCAGGGCCGCTCGCTGCGGCTGTCCCTGCTCACCTGGATCTCGGTGTTCTGGCTGCTCGCCTCCTGGTGGCCGCAGGACAACCTGTACCGGCTGACCGAGTCCACCGACTGGTCGCGCGAGACGATTATGGTCTTCGTGTTCAACATCCCACTGATGCTGGCCGCGGTGGTGGTCGTGGTCTTCCTGCTGAGCAAGCCGAAGGCCAAGAAGTAG
- a CDS encoding M4 family metallopeptidase codes for MSPTSSSRRVRTAGAIAVAAALAAVVVPGTTASAAPATREAAIAQARANVSHAPGVFGYGAGQDLVLKDVVLDADGASHVRFDRTYHGLPVIGGDLVVHQDARGRLKDSTRAAAHDAAVKSTVPKVPARSGAADALAAAPGVKDAVSTPELVVWAADGTPRLAWRTTVEGTGEHGQPAGRIVVTDATTGEQIESYDAEHQAAGTGNSEYTGQVTIDTTPTGSGYTLTDPVRGHVTKDAGNLSASSVKASSGTPFTSTTNVWGDGRKFSTDRATAAVDAHANTAWTYDYYKNVHGRNGIKNDGKGATVFVHVGTDWDNAQWSDSCFCMMTGDGNGSTDPEQVDLDTMGHEMTHGVTSATANLRYSGESGGLNESTSDIFGTMVEWYANNKIDTGDYLFSDQSTPPWLRRFDKPSLDGHSADCWSSSVGKLNVHYSSGVGNHWFYLASEGSGSKTVNGVSYNSPTCDDSTVTGIGNQKVAKIWYRALTVYMTSTTNYKGARAASLNAARDLYGAGSTEYNAIAAAWSAVSVN; via the coding sequence GTGAGCCCCACCTCCTCCTCCCGTCGTGTCCGCACGGCCGGAGCCATAGCCGTCGCCGCCGCCCTCGCCGCCGTCGTCGTCCCCGGCACCACGGCCTCCGCCGCCCCCGCCACGCGCGAGGCCGCGATCGCCCAGGCCCGCGCCAACGTCAGCCACGCCCCCGGGGTGTTCGGCTACGGCGCGGGCCAGGACCTCGTCCTCAAGGACGTCGTCCTCGACGCCGACGGCGCCTCGCACGTCCGCTTCGACCGCACCTACCATGGCCTCCCGGTGATCGGCGGCGACCTCGTCGTCCACCAGGACGCCCGCGGCAGGCTCAAGGACTCCACCCGCGCGGCCGCCCACGACGCCGCCGTGAAGTCCACCGTCCCCAAGGTGCCCGCCCGGTCCGGCGCCGCGGACGCGCTCGCCGCCGCCCCCGGCGTCAAGGACGCCGTCAGCACCCCCGAACTGGTGGTCTGGGCCGCCGACGGCACGCCCCGGCTCGCGTGGCGGACCACCGTCGAGGGCACCGGCGAGCACGGCCAGCCGGCCGGCCGGATCGTCGTCACCGACGCCACCACCGGCGAACAGATCGAGTCCTACGACGCCGAGCACCAGGCCGCCGGCACCGGGAACTCCGAGTACACCGGCCAGGTCACCATCGACACCACACCGACCGGCAGCGGCTACACCCTCACCGACCCCGTCCGCGGCCACGTCACCAAGGACGCCGGCAACCTCTCCGCCAGTTCGGTCAAGGCGAGCTCCGGCACCCCGTTCACCAGCACCACCAACGTCTGGGGCGACGGCCGGAAGTTCTCCACCGACCGCGCCACCGCCGCCGTCGACGCCCACGCCAACACCGCCTGGACGTACGACTACTACAAGAACGTCCACGGCCGGAACGGCATCAAGAACGACGGCAAGGGCGCCACCGTCTTCGTCCACGTCGGCACCGACTGGGACAACGCCCAGTGGTCCGACAGCTGCTTCTGCATGATGACCGGCGACGGCAACGGCAGCACCGACCCCGAGCAGGTCGACCTCGACACCATGGGCCACGAGATGACCCACGGCGTCACCAGCGCCACCGCCAACCTGCGCTACAGCGGCGAGTCCGGCGGCCTCAACGAGTCCACCAGCGACATCTTCGGCACGATGGTCGAGTGGTACGCCAACAACAAGATCGACACCGGCGACTACCTGTTCAGTGACCAGTCCACGCCCCCGTGGCTGCGCCGCTTCGACAAGCCCTCGCTGGACGGCCACTCGGCCGACTGCTGGAGCAGCTCGGTCGGCAAGCTCAACGTCCACTACTCCAGCGGAGTCGGCAACCACTGGTTCTACCTGGCCAGCGAGGGCAGCGGCAGCAAGACCGTCAACGGCGTCAGCTACAACAGCCCCACCTGCGACGACTCCACGGTGACCGGCATCGGCAACCAGAAGGTCGCCAAGATCTGGTACCGCGCGCTGACCGTCTACATGACCTCCACCACGAACTACAAGGGCGCCCGCGCCGCCTCCCTCAACGCCGCCCGCGACCTGTACGGCGCCGGCAGCACCGAGTACAACGCGATCGCCGCGGCCTGGAGCGCGGTCAGCGTCAACTAG
- a CDS encoding ABC transporter ATP-binding protein, with protein sequence MSPSFDGPLLRTHDVDVVRDGRHLLRGITLEIQPGEHWALLGPNGAGKSTLLALLGAVSHPTRGTVDVLGRRLGRVDIRELRAHLGHVNPRHPLRSPLTVREVVLTGHTNTIEPEWHRKPAPEAVERVEQLIETLGMAAMAEAPWTTLSQGERGRALIARALMPSPRLLLLDEPATGLDLTARELLLDSLDLLRHQHPELASVLVTHHLEELPESTTHALLLRGGECVAAGTVDEVMTTELISETFGHPIRISRHEGRWTARAAARRVPGR encoded by the coding sequence ATGAGCCCGTCCTTCGACGGCCCGCTGCTGCGCACCCACGACGTGGACGTCGTGCGCGACGGCCGGCACCTGCTGCGCGGCATCACCCTGGAGATCCAGCCCGGCGAGCACTGGGCGCTGCTCGGCCCCAACGGGGCGGGCAAGTCCACGCTGCTCGCCCTGCTCGGCGCGGTCTCCCACCCCACCCGGGGCACGGTGGACGTGCTCGGGCGCCGGCTCGGCCGGGTGGACATCCGGGAGCTGCGCGCCCACCTCGGGCACGTCAACCCGCGCCACCCGCTGCGCTCGCCGCTGACCGTGCGCGAGGTGGTGCTCACCGGGCACACCAACACCATCGAGCCGGAGTGGCACCGCAAGCCCGCCCCCGAGGCGGTGGAGCGGGTCGAGCAGCTGATCGAGACGCTCGGCATGGCCGCGATGGCCGAGGCCCCGTGGACCACGCTCTCCCAGGGCGAGCGCGGCCGGGCGCTGATCGCCCGCGCGCTGATGCCCAGCCCCCGCCTGCTGCTGCTCGACGAACCCGCCACCGGGCTGGACCTGACCGCCCGCGAGTTGCTGCTGGACAGCCTGGACCTGCTGCGCCACCAGCACCCGGAGCTGGCCAGCGTGCTGGTCACCCACCACCTGGAGGAGCTGCCGGAGAGCACCACCCACGCCCTGCTGCTGCGCGGCGGCGAGTGCGTGGCGGCCGGGACGGTGGACGAGGTGATGACCACCGAGCTGATCAGCGAGACCTTCGGCCACCCGATCCGGATCAGCCGCCACGAGGGCCGCTGGACGGCCCGCGCCGCCGCCCGTCGAGTGCCCGGGAGGTAG
- the efeO gene encoding iron uptake system protein EfeO yields the protein MSARRRSTAAALLSLAVATAALAGCASKKDDKAGGADAVKVNATDTACEVSRTSFPSGHVVLDISNKGSKTTEVYVYAAGDKIVTERENIGPGTKATINAEIKAGSYEIACKPGMVGDGIRQKITVTGEGGSAAPADPRLAAAVDAYRAYAQQQADATVPAVEAFAAAIRGGDLEKAKSLYAPSRTGWERTEPVAESFGDVDPKTDTREDKLEQGQEWTGWHRLEKALWADAKIGDDEKKLADQLVADLKDWQKKIPAAEITATSMANGAKELLDEVATNKITGEEDRYSHTDLADFHANVEGAQKAYELLKPVAAEKDPELARTLDSEFAAINALLAKYRQTDGAFTPYDRVTEAERKTFSDAVNSLGEPLSKLAAAVVVK from the coding sequence ATGTCCGCCCGCCGCCGTTCCACCGCAGCCGCGCTGCTCAGCCTCGCCGTGGCGACCGCCGCCCTGGCCGGCTGCGCCTCGAAGAAGGACGACAAGGCGGGCGGCGCGGACGCGGTCAAGGTCAACGCCACCGACACCGCCTGCGAGGTCTCCAGGACCAGCTTCCCGTCCGGCCACGTGGTGCTGGACATCAGCAACAAGGGCTCCAAGACCACCGAGGTCTACGTCTACGCCGCCGGCGACAAGATCGTCACCGAGCGGGAGAACATCGGCCCCGGCACCAAGGCCACCATCAACGCCGAGATCAAGGCCGGCTCGTACGAGATCGCCTGCAAGCCCGGCATGGTCGGCGACGGCATCCGGCAGAAGATCACCGTCACCGGCGAGGGCGGCAGCGCCGCCCCGGCCGACCCGCGCCTGGCCGCCGCCGTCGACGCCTACCGCGCCTACGCCCAGCAGCAGGCCGACGCCACCGTCCCCGCCGTCGAGGCCTTCGCCGCCGCGATCAGGGGCGGCGACCTGGAGAAGGCCAAGTCGCTGTACGCGCCCTCGCGCACCGGCTGGGAGCGCACCGAGCCGGTCGCCGAGAGCTTCGGGGACGTCGACCCCAAGACCGACACCCGCGAGGACAAGCTGGAGCAGGGCCAGGAGTGGACCGGCTGGCACCGGCTGGAGAAGGCCCTCTGGGCCGACGCGAAGATCGGCGACGACGAGAAGAAGCTCGCCGACCAGCTGGTCGCCGACCTCAAGGACTGGCAGAAGAAGATCCCCGCGGCGGAGATCACCGCGACCAGCATGGCCAACGGCGCCAAGGAACTGCTGGACGAGGTCGCCACCAACAAGATCACCGGTGAGGAGGACCGCTACAGCCACACCGACCTGGCGGACTTCCACGCCAACGTCGAGGGCGCGCAGAAGGCCTATGAGCTGCTGAAGCCGGTCGCCGCGGAGAAGGACCCGGAGCTCGCCAGGACGCTCGACTCCGAGTTCGCCGCCATCAACGCCCTGCTGGCCAAGTACCGGCAGACCGACGGTGCCTTCACCCCCTACGACAGGGTCACCGAGGCCGAGCGCAAGACCTTCTCCGACGCGGTGAACTCGCTGGGCGAGCCGCTGTCGAAGCTGGCCGCCGCCGTGGTCGTCAAGTAA
- a CDS encoding GNAT family N-acetyltransferase, translating to MTIDYQWRGALTDPELDTLHAEGFGHPVEPGGRLARLERHSLGWVTARRAADGALVGFVNLAWDGGAHAFVLDTVVSPAAQRQGIATRLVAEAADGARAAGCAWLHVDFEPHLRAFYLEACGLRPTDAGLLAL from the coding sequence GTGACGATCGACTACCAGTGGCGCGGCGCGCTCACCGACCCCGAACTCGACACCCTGCACGCCGAAGGCTTCGGCCACCCCGTCGAACCCGGCGGCCGGCTGGCCCGGTTGGAGCGGCACAGCCTCGGCTGGGTAACCGCCCGGCGGGCCGCCGACGGCGCGCTCGTCGGCTTCGTCAACCTCGCCTGGGACGGCGGCGCCCACGCCTTCGTCCTCGACACCGTGGTCTCGCCGGCCGCCCAGCGGCAGGGCATCGCCACCCGGCTGGTCGCCGAGGCCGCCGACGGCGCCCGCGCGGCCGGTTGCGCCTGGCTGCACGTCGACTTCGAACCGCACCTGCGCGCCTTCTACCTCGAGGCGTGCGGCCTCCGGCCCACCGACGCGGGGCTGTTGGCGCTCTGA
- a CDS encoding aldo/keto reductase produces the protein MTSDTTVTAAASGTWNLGDRAVHRIGFGTMRLPQTGPALTPDAVPRDREQALRVLRRAVELGVNHIDTAAFYFSPLRSANELINRALAPYADDLVIATKVGPARGPDGEWTEHARTPAGLRAQVEENLRQLGRDHLDLVNLRILGSDSIAERFGALAELRQAGLIRRLGLSNIQPHHLAEAQAIAPVTCVQNPYGIGASATQDEVLRLCGEQGIAFVPFYAIAGAGREGGAGGSEPAQVRAVAEARGVSTAQVRLAWTLHRGPHVLAIPGTGDVAHLEDNIAAGALRLTAAELTLLDRAHTG, from the coding sequence ATGACTTCCGACACCACCGTGACCGCCGCCGCCTCCGGCACCTGGAACCTCGGCGACCGCGCCGTCCACCGGATCGGCTTCGGCACGATGCGCCTGCCCCAGACCGGCCCGGCGCTGACGCCCGACGCCGTACCGCGCGACCGCGAGCAGGCCCTGCGGGTGCTGCGCCGGGCCGTCGAACTGGGCGTCAACCACATCGACACCGCCGCCTTCTACTTCTCCCCGCTGCGCTCCGCCAACGAGCTGATCAACCGCGCCCTCGCCCCGTACGCCGACGACCTGGTGATCGCCACCAAGGTCGGCCCCGCCCGCGGTCCCGACGGGGAGTGGACCGAGCACGCCCGCACCCCCGCCGGGCTGCGCGCCCAGGTCGAGGAGAACCTGCGCCAACTCGGTCGCGACCACCTCGACCTGGTCAACCTGCGCATCCTCGGCAGCGACTCGATCGCCGAACGCTTCGGCGCGCTCGCCGAGTTGCGGCAGGCCGGCCTGATCCGCCGGCTCGGCCTGTCCAACATCCAGCCCCACCACCTCGCCGAGGCCCAGGCCATCGCCCCGGTCACCTGCGTGCAGAACCCGTACGGCATCGGCGCCTCCGCCACCCAGGACGAGGTGCTGCGGCTCTGCGGCGAGCAGGGCATCGCCTTCGTCCCCTTCTACGCCATCGCGGGCGCCGGACGGGAGGGCGGCGCCGGCGGGAGCGAACCCGCCCAGGTCCGGGCGGTGGCCGAGGCCCGCGGGGTCAGCACCGCCCAGGTCCGGCTCGCCTGGACGCTGCACCGCGGCCCGCACGTGCTCGCCATCCCGGGCACCGGCGACGTCGCGCACCTGGAGGACAACATCGCCGCCGGCGCCCTGCGGCTGACGGCGGCGGAACTCACCCTGCTGGACCGGGCCCACACCGGCTGA
- a CDS encoding histidine phosphatase family protein, translating into MPATATATATRYLYLARHGEATSDGPDGPDGSGGLTAAGRRQAVLLGRRLANRPITTVHHGPLPRAAQTAHLIGEQLNGPSLSVCEEAGDYVPYVPPAAELPTDSAEFLLRFLASASAEELSRGPELARRAVERFTGPVPGGEDRHELVVTHAFLVGWLVRHTLDAPGWRWLGLNAANAALTVLRFTPGRPSSVLLLNDQSHLPEELRWTGFPPELRC; encoded by the coding sequence GTGCCCGCCACCGCCACCGCCACCGCCACCCGCTACCTCTACCTCGCCCGCCACGGAGAGGCCACCTCGGACGGCCCGGACGGCCCGGACGGCAGCGGCGGACTCACCGCCGCCGGACGCCGCCAGGCCGTCCTGCTCGGCCGCCGCCTGGCGAACCGCCCCATCACGACGGTGCACCACGGTCCGCTCCCCCGGGCCGCGCAGACCGCGCACCTCATCGGGGAGCAGCTGAACGGCCCGTCGCTGTCGGTGTGCGAGGAAGCCGGCGACTACGTCCCCTACGTACCTCCGGCCGCCGAACTCCCCACCGACAGCGCCGAGTTCCTGCTGCGCTTCCTCGCCAGCGCCTCGGCGGAGGAGCTCTCCCGGGGCCCGGAACTGGCCCGCCGCGCAGTCGAACGGTTCACCGGGCCGGTCCCGGGCGGTGAGGACCGGCACGAACTGGTCGTCACCCACGCCTTCCTGGTCGGCTGGCTGGTCCGCCACACCCTGGACGCCCCCGGGTGGCGCTGGCTCGGCCTGAACGCCGCCAACGCGGCCCTCACCGTCCTGCGCTTCACCCCCGGCCGCCCCTCCTCCGTCCTGCTCCTGAACGACCAGAGCCACCTCCCCGAGGAGCTCCGCTGGACGGGCTTCCCACCCGAACTGCGCTGCTGA
- the efeB gene encoding iron uptake transporter deferrochelatase/peroxidase subunit, which produces MDAENEQQNGTPAAADTTNRAAVSRRAVIGWAGAGVALGAAAVGSVAAATRQDSDPVPAANATTGGEVPFYGEHQAGISTPVQDRLHFAAFDVSEKATRESLVKLLKEWTKAAAAMTGGREVGTGAVPGSAEAPPDDTGEALGLPASRLTLTIGFGPSLFEKDGIDRFGLKAQRPEALIELPNFKGDKLDPLRSGGDLCVQACADDPQVAVHAIRNLARIGMGTVNIRWSQLGFGKTSSTTPDEQTPRNLMGFKDGTHNIAGTDAANLTEHVWAAPGDGPEWMTGGSYLVARRIRMHIETWDRASLKDQEDTFGRTKGEGAPYGRAKEHDAPDLKAMPATSHVALAHPDANNGLMILRRGFSFTDGTDGLGRLDAGLFFLAYQRDTRKAFVPLQQRLAASDKLNEYIQHVGSAHFACPAGVRKPGEWWGQALFG; this is translated from the coding sequence ATGGACGCCGAGAACGAGCAGCAGAACGGCACGCCGGCCGCTGCCGACACCACCAACCGGGCCGCGGTCAGCCGACGCGCCGTCATCGGCTGGGCCGGCGCGGGCGTCGCGCTCGGCGCCGCCGCCGTCGGCTCGGTCGCCGCCGCGACCCGGCAGGACTCCGACCCGGTCCCGGCCGCGAACGCGACGACCGGCGGGGAGGTGCCCTTCTACGGCGAGCACCAGGCGGGCATCTCCACCCCGGTCCAGGACCGGCTGCACTTCGCGGCCTTCGACGTCTCCGAGAAGGCCACCCGGGAGTCGCTGGTCAAGCTGCTCAAGGAGTGGACCAAGGCGGCCGCCGCGATGACCGGCGGCCGTGAGGTCGGCACCGGCGCCGTGCCCGGCTCCGCCGAGGCGCCACCGGACGACACCGGCGAGGCGCTCGGCCTGCCCGCCTCCCGGCTCACCCTCACCATCGGCTTCGGGCCGAGCCTGTTCGAGAAGGACGGCATCGACCGCTTCGGCCTCAAGGCCCAGCGCCCCGAAGCCCTGATCGAGCTGCCGAACTTCAAGGGCGACAAGCTCGACCCGCTGCGCAGCGGCGGTGACCTCTGCGTCCAGGCCTGCGCCGACGACCCCCAGGTCGCGGTGCACGCGATCCGCAACCTGGCCCGGATCGGCATGGGCACCGTCAACATCCGCTGGTCCCAGCTCGGCTTCGGCAAGACCTCCTCGACCACCCCGGACGAGCAGACCCCGCGCAACCTGATGGGCTTCAAGGACGGCACCCACAACATCGCGGGCACCGACGCCGCCAACCTGACCGAGCACGTCTGGGCGGCCCCCGGCGACGGCCCGGAGTGGATGACCGGCGGCTCCTACCTGGTCGCCCGGCGGATCCGGATGCACATCGAGACCTGGGACCGCGCCTCGCTCAAGGACCAGGAGGACACCTTCGGGCGCACCAAGGGCGAGGGCGCCCCGTACGGCAGGGCCAAGGAGCACGACGCCCCCGACCTCAAGGCGATGCCCGCGACCTCGCACGTCGCCCTGGCCCACCCGGACGCCAACAACGGCCTGATGATCCTGCGCCGCGGTTTCTCCTTCACCGACGGCACCGACGGCCTCGGCCGCCTGGACGCCGGGCTGTTCTTCCTCGCCTACCAGCGCGACACCCGCAAGGCCTTCGTACCGCTGCAACAGCGGCTCGCGGCCTCCGACAAGCTCAACGAGTACATCCAGCACGTCGGCTCAGCCCACTTCGCCTGCCCGGCGGGCGTGCGCAAGCCGGGGGAGTGGTGGGGCCAGGCCCTCTTCGGATGA
- a CDS encoding DUF5937 family protein, with the protein MLFTAGDLARMRFAVAPMWEIGPSLRLLRSGLPHAVHGPWVEQVRPRLSALGPAYGLLAELVPPTGYVPDFVNPAPAGPAPTLAEELAAIRATPAGQVRRDLDRLAAERGALGPRLRALHADPGAGLARLTEAIEAYWELALAPYWARIRAVLDADVLHRARQAAEHGAARVLNDLHAELRWAEDTLRLSHRSRPMSRRATGPGLLLIPSAFTGPGLYTLFAPPGPPQLAYPARGIGGLWTTEAAPASGTAALAAVLGRSRALLLAELAAPASTTELARRTGLSPSAVSQYLTALRDAGLVSAHRAGRWVLYARTATAEALLNRS; encoded by the coding sequence CTGCTGTTCACGGCGGGCGACCTGGCGCGGATGCGGTTCGCGGTCGCCCCGATGTGGGAGATCGGCCCGAGCCTGCGCCTGCTGCGCTCGGGGCTGCCGCACGCCGTCCACGGGCCCTGGGTGGAGCAGGTGCGGCCCCGGCTGTCGGCGCTCGGGCCGGCTTACGGGCTGCTCGCCGAACTCGTGCCGCCCACCGGCTACGTGCCCGACTTCGTCAACCCGGCCCCGGCCGGGCCGGCGCCGACCCTCGCCGAGGAACTCGCCGCGATCCGGGCCACTCCCGCCGGGCAGGTCCGGCGCGACCTCGACCGGCTGGCGGCGGAACGGGGCGCACTCGGCCCCCGGCTGCGGGCCCTGCACGCCGATCCCGGAGCCGGGCTGGCGCGGCTGACCGAGGCGATCGAGGCGTACTGGGAGCTGGCCCTCGCGCCGTACTGGGCGAGGATCCGCGCGGTGCTCGACGCCGACGTGCTGCACCGGGCCCGGCAGGCCGCCGAGCACGGCGCCGCGCGGGTGCTGAACGACCTGCACGCCGAACTGCGGTGGGCGGAGGACACCCTGCGGCTCAGCCACCGCTCCCGCCCGATGTCCCGTCGGGCAACCGGCCCGGGCCTGCTGCTGATCCCCTCCGCCTTCACCGGCCCCGGCCTGTACACCCTGTTCGCCCCGCCGGGCCCGCCCCAACTCGCCTACCCGGCCCGGGGGATCGGCGGCCTCTGGACGACGGAGGCGGCGCCGGCGTCCGGAACCGCGGCCCTCGCGGCGGTGCTCGGCCGCTCCCGCGCCCTGCTGCTCGCCGAACTCGCCGCCCCGGCCTCGACCACCGAACTCGCCCGGCGCACCGGGCTGTCGCCCTCGGCCGTCTCGCAGTACCTGACGGCGCTGCGCGACGCGGGCCTGGTGAGCGCCCACCGCGCGGGCCGCTGGGTGCTGTACGCCCGGACGGCCACGGCGGAGGCACTGCTGAACCGTTCCTGA